From Streptomyces sp. TLI_053, a single genomic window includes:
- the pelF gene encoding GT4 family glycosyltransferase PelF, whose amino-acid sequence MRVTLLTEGTYPHQHGGVSVWCDQLVQGMPDVEFDIIAVTGTGHEALAWELPANVRSVTTAPLWGPASEAKAPRGKEMRRFLNAYERFLHSILDPVYTTHFGTELYGFADLARRGLLSPALRSERALRTLQHVWTRDYLSTAVSRPTMHDALNATDLLEHALRPLSVEPPRDGVAHAASGGLATLPGLIASQQFGVPFLLTEHGIYLRERYLGYRTGPYRWPVKALLLGFYRMLAEESYRRAALVTPGNRYNRRWEERGGTPSTHIRTVYNGVDPAAFPPAGPEPETPTLSWAGRVDPIKDLETLIRAFAIVRREIPDARLRLFGGTPKGGEAYREKCEALAAELGAGDSVVFEGRVADITDAYAAGNVVMLSSISEGFPFTLIEAMSCGRATVSTDVGGVREAVGDTGLVVPPREPEPMAAAAIELLRDAERRARLGEQARLRVIEQFTLRQNIDGFRGIYTELLGTARWLPEGMVAVTDGPPDPDWEQAAEQERSEVTA is encoded by the coding sequence ATGCGCGTCACCCTGCTCACCGAGGGGACGTACCCGCACCAGCACGGCGGCGTGAGTGTCTGGTGCGACCAACTCGTACAGGGCATGCCGGACGTCGAGTTCGACATCATCGCCGTCACCGGTACCGGACACGAAGCACTGGCCTGGGAGCTGCCCGCCAACGTGCGGTCGGTCACCACGGCCCCGCTGTGGGGCCCGGCCTCGGAGGCCAAGGCACCGCGCGGCAAGGAGATGCGCCGCTTCCTCAACGCCTACGAGCGCTTTCTGCACTCCATCCTGGACCCGGTCTACACCACCCACTTCGGCACCGAGCTGTACGGCTTCGCCGACCTCGCCCGGCGCGGGCTGCTCAGCCCGGCGCTGCGCAGCGAGCGTGCCCTGCGCACGCTGCAGCACGTGTGGACCCGTGACTACCTCTCCACCGCGGTCTCCCGGCCCACCATGCACGACGCGCTGAACGCCACCGACCTGCTGGAGCACGCCCTGCGGCCGCTCTCGGTCGAGCCGCCGCGCGACGGCGTGGCGCACGCCGCCAGCGGCGGCCTCGCCACCCTGCCGGGCCTGATCGCCTCGCAGCAGTTCGGCGTACCGTTCCTGCTGACCGAGCACGGCATCTACCTGCGCGAGCGCTACCTCGGCTACCGCACCGGCCCGTACCGCTGGCCGGTCAAGGCACTGCTGCTCGGCTTCTACCGGATGCTCGCCGAGGAGAGCTACCGCCGTGCCGCGCTGGTCACCCCCGGCAACCGGTACAACCGGCGCTGGGAGGAGCGCGGCGGCACGCCCTCCACGCACATCCGCACCGTCTACAACGGCGTCGACCCCGCGGCCTTCCCGCCCGCCGGGCCCGAGCCGGAGACCCCCACCCTCAGCTGGGCCGGCCGGGTCGACCCGATCAAGGACCTCGAGACGCTGATACGCGCGTTCGCGATCGTCCGACGCGAGATACCCGACGCCCGGCTGCGGCTGTTCGGCGGCACGCCCAAGGGCGGCGAGGCCTACCGCGAGAAGTGCGAGGCGCTGGCCGCCGAGCTCGGCGCCGGGGACTCGGTGGTCTTCGAGGGCCGGGTCGCGGACATCACCGACGCGTACGCGGCCGGGAACGTGGTGATGCTCTCCTCGATCAGCGAGGGCTTCCCGTTCACCCTGATCGAAGCGATGTCCTGCGGCCGCGCCACCGTCTCGACCGATGTCGGCGGCGTGCGCGAGGCGGTCGGGGACACCGGCCTGGTCGTCCCCCCGCGCGAGCCCGAGCCGATGGCCGCGGCCGCGATCGAGCTGCTGCGCGACGCGGAGCGTCGGGCCCGGCTCGGCGAGCAGGCCCGGCTGCGGGTGATCGAGCAGTTCACGCTCCGCCAGAACATCGACGGCTTCCGCGGCATCTACACCGAGCTGCTGGGCACCGCCCGCTGGCTCCCCGAGGGCATGGTCGCCGTCACCGACGGCCCGCCGGACCCGGACTGGGAGCAGGCGGCCGAGCAGGAGCGCAGCGAGGTGACCGCATGA
- a CDS encoding SDR family NAD(P)-dependent oxidoreductase, with product MSSVAVTGAEGFIGSHLVEALVADGHHVRAMVQYNSFSSFGWLETLSKEVLDSVEIVLGDVRDPGSVNGLVKGTEAVYHLAALIAIPYSYQAPHSYIETNVTGTLNVLEAVRHLDIPRLVHTSTSETYGTAQTVPISEDHPINTQSPYAASKAGGDRLADSYHASFETPVVTLRPFNTFGPRQSMRAVISTVIAQLAAGETEITLGDLRPTRDFMFVKDTAQAFRTVGTAPAEAVVGRTFNAGTGGEISVGDLVTLVGKLMGVDVTVKEDEQRIRPTNSEVMRLVADATRLRTATGWAPQYSLEEGLEQTIEFFRDPSNLARYKTDIYNV from the coding sequence ATGAGCAGCGTCGCCGTCACCGGAGCCGAGGGTTTCATCGGCTCCCACCTCGTCGAGGCCCTGGTCGCCGACGGGCACCATGTCCGCGCGATGGTCCAGTACAACTCGTTCTCGTCCTTCGGCTGGCTGGAGACCCTCTCCAAGGAGGTGCTGGACTCCGTCGAGATCGTTCTCGGCGACGTCCGCGACCCCGGCTCCGTGAACGGCCTGGTGAAGGGCACCGAGGCGGTCTACCACCTGGCCGCCCTGATCGCGATCCCGTACTCCTACCAGGCCCCGCACTCGTACATCGAGACCAACGTCACCGGCACCCTGAACGTCCTGGAGGCCGTGCGCCACCTGGACATCCCGCGCCTGGTGCACACCTCGACCAGCGAGACCTACGGCACCGCGCAGACCGTGCCGATCTCCGAGGACCACCCGATCAACACCCAGTCCCCGTACGCCGCCTCCAAGGCCGGCGGGGACCGGCTGGCCGACAGCTACCACGCCAGCTTCGAGACCCCGGTCGTCACCCTGCGCCCGTTCAACACCTTCGGCCCGCGCCAGTCGATGCGCGCCGTCATCTCCACCGTGATCGCCCAGCTCGCGGCCGGCGAGACCGAGATCACCCTCGGCGACCTGCGTCCGACCCGTGACTTCATGTTCGTCAAGGACACCGCGCAGGCCTTCCGCACCGTCGGTACCGCCCCCGCCGAGGCCGTCGTCGGCCGCACCTTCAACGCCGGCACCGGCGGCGAGATCTCGGTCGGCGACCTGGTCACCCTGGTCGGCAAGCTGATGGGCGTCGACGTCACGGTCAAGGAGGACGAGCAGCGCATCCGCCCGACCAACTCCGAGGTCATGCGCCTGGTCGCCGACGCCACCCGGCTGCGCACCGCCACCGGCTGGGCCCCGCAGTACTCCCTGGAGGAGGGACTGGAGCAGACCATCGAGTTCTTCCGCGACCCGTCGAACCTGGCCCGCTACAAGACCGACATCTACAACGTCTGA
- a CDS encoding NAD(P)-dependent oxidoreductase: MRILLLGADGFLGRHAATALRSLPGATVLTAGRRPEHDLRLDLATAQAGPLGEELAAHAPDAVVNFAGAVAGSAVKLAEVNARGPAVLCEALELGAPKARLVHIGSAGEYGVCAPGSSLAEDADARPVGVYGATKLAGSLAVAGSALDAVVLRVFNPVGPGAPAGSLPGRLAAELRRAAADGTDGVVRVGDLSAHRDFVDARDIARAVALAVAAEGPLPRLLNLASGRARPVRAIADGLVAAAGFTGRIDESGAGSERSAAVSWQQADVSAAAGALGWQPETGLDETLRDLWLSTEPLVTA; this comes from the coding sequence GTGAGGATCCTGCTGCTCGGCGCCGACGGCTTCCTCGGCCGCCACGCCGCCACCGCCCTGCGGTCCCTGCCGGGTGCCACCGTGCTGACCGCCGGGCGGCGGCCCGAGCACGACCTGCGGCTCGACCTGGCCACCGCCCAGGCCGGCCCGCTCGGCGAGGAGCTGGCCGCGCACGCCCCGGACGCGGTGGTGAACTTCGCGGGTGCGGTGGCGGGCAGCGCCGTCAAGCTCGCCGAGGTCAACGCCCGGGGCCCGGCCGTGCTCTGCGAGGCGCTCGAGCTGGGCGCCCCGAAGGCCCGGCTGGTGCACATCGGCTCGGCCGGCGAGTACGGCGTCTGCGCCCCCGGCAGCTCGCTCGCCGAGGACGCCGACGCCCGTCCGGTCGGCGTCTACGGCGCCACCAAGCTGGCCGGCTCCCTCGCGGTGGCCGGCTCGGCGCTGGACGCCGTGGTGCTCCGGGTGTTCAACCCGGTCGGCCCCGGCGCCCCGGCCGGTTCACTGCCCGGCCGGCTCGCCGCCGAGCTGCGCCGGGCCGCGGCGGACGGCACCGACGGGGTGGTGCGGGTCGGGGACCTCTCGGCCCACCGCGACTTCGTCGACGCCCGGGACATCGCCCGCGCGGTCGCCCTCGCGGTGGCCGCCGAGGGTCCGCTGCCGCGGCTGCTCAACCTGGCCTCCGGTCGGGCCCGGCCGGTCCGGGCGATCGCCGACGGCCTGGTCGCGGCGGCCGGCTTCACCGGCCGGATCGACGAGAGCGGCGCCGGCTCCGAGCGCTCGGCCGCCGTCTCCTGGCAGCAGGCCGACGTGTCGGCCGCCGCCGGGGCACTCGGCTGGCAGCCGGAGACCGGGCTCGACGAGACCCTGCGCGACCTCTGGCTCTCCACCGAACCGCTGGTCACCGCATGA
- a CDS encoding spherulation-specific family 4 protein, whose product MTGGSHHDGRLLVPLYVHPAVDPAAWQAVAAADPRRIAAVVLNLADGPGDPDHVFAEAAEELRRAGLPLLGYADTDYGRRPHAAVVNDILTYRQRHGITGVYLDQVSAAPGALPHYRRLATAARAAGCTTVVFGHGDHPDPGYAEVGLADLLVTFEGDWTAYQGLALPLWTGRHAAARFCHLVYDVPAERSGEAAALIAARRAGVGCAVPGTGDNPWRTLPHELTVGRPVTEPT is encoded by the coding sequence ATGACGGGCGGGAGCCACCACGACGGCCGCCTGCTGGTGCCGCTGTACGTCCACCCCGCGGTGGACCCGGCGGCCTGGCAGGCGGTCGCCGCCGCCGACCCGAGGCGGATCGCCGCCGTCGTGCTCAACCTCGCCGACGGGCCGGGCGACCCCGACCACGTGTTCGCCGAGGCCGCGGAGGAGCTCCGCCGGGCCGGCCTGCCGCTGCTCGGCTACGCCGACACCGACTACGGCCGGCGGCCGCACGCCGCCGTGGTGAACGACATCCTGACCTACCGCCAGCGCCACGGCATCACCGGCGTCTACCTCGACCAGGTGTCGGCCGCGCCCGGCGCGCTGCCGCACTACCGGCGCCTCGCCACCGCGGCCCGCGCCGCCGGCTGCACCACCGTGGTGTTCGGCCACGGGGACCATCCGGACCCCGGCTACGCCGAGGTCGGCCTGGCCGACCTGCTGGTCACCTTCGAGGGCGACTGGACGGCGTACCAGGGCCTGGCCCTGCCGCTGTGGACCGGCCGGCACGCCGCCGCCCGGTTCTGCCACCTGGTCTACGACGTGCCCGCCGAACGCTCCGGGGAGGCGGCCGCGCTGATCGCCGCCCGCCGGGCCGGCGTCGGCTGCGCCGTGCCGGGCACCGGGGACAACCCCTGGCGCACCCTGCCGCACGAGCTGACCGTCGGTCGGCCCGTCACCGAACCCACCTGA
- a CDS encoding endo alpha-1,4 polygalactosaminidase, with protein sequence MTRRTRPLAAALALATAVALLATSCSSSGSEDEDDPSADATGAQPPAATAAPVPGTPGTPDAPSTPAVPDPPTTSAPGTPPVPPGTPGTPSAPGTPATPGRPGTPTGPGTPGTPPAPGTPAAPGTPNAPGTPAAPGGARWQPAPGLAWQWQLGGGVDQSVDVPVYDIDGFETDASVVAALHAKGRKVICYINAGSWEDFRPDAAAFAQALQGSGNGWKGEKWFDIRKLDQLKPLMAARFDMCRQKGFDAVEPDTIEAYNQNSGFPLTADDQLRYNRMLATLAHERGLAIGLKNDLDQIPALLGDFDFAVNEECAQFDECGRLSPFIQAGKAVFHVEYKLGTDRFCAKTKALGFSSMQKKLELDAWRKPC encoded by the coding sequence GTGACCCGCCGCACCCGGCCCCTGGCCGCCGCCCTCGCCCTCGCCACCGCCGTCGCCCTGCTGGCGACCTCGTGCAGCAGTTCGGGTTCGGAGGACGAGGACGACCCCTCGGCCGACGCCACCGGCGCGCAGCCCCCGGCGGCCACCGCCGCCCCGGTACCGGGCACCCCCGGCACCCCGGACGCCCCGTCCACCCCGGCCGTCCCGGACCCGCCGACGACATCGGCCCCCGGTACTCCGCCGGTCCCGCCCGGCACCCCGGGCACGCCCAGCGCCCCGGGCACGCCGGCCACTCCGGGTCGTCCGGGCACCCCGACCGGACCCGGCACCCCCGGCACACCCCCCGCTCCCGGTACCCCGGCCGCCCCCGGCACCCCGAACGCACCGGGCACACCGGCCGCACCCGGCGGAGCCCGCTGGCAGCCCGCCCCGGGCCTGGCCTGGCAGTGGCAACTCGGCGGCGGCGTGGACCAGTCCGTCGACGTCCCGGTCTACGACATCGACGGCTTCGAGACCGACGCCTCCGTGGTCGCCGCGCTGCACGCCAAGGGCCGCAAGGTGATCTGCTACATCAACGCCGGTTCCTGGGAGGACTTCCGCCCCGACGCCGCCGCCTTCGCCCAGGCCCTGCAGGGCTCGGGCAACGGCTGGAAGGGCGAGAAGTGGTTCGACATCCGCAAGCTGGACCAGCTGAAGCCACTGATGGCGGCCCGCTTCGACATGTGCCGGCAGAAGGGCTTCGACGCCGTCGAACCCGACACCATCGAGGCCTACAACCAGAACAGCGGCTTCCCGCTGACCGCGGACGACCAGCTCCGCTACAACCGCATGCTCGCCACGCTCGCCCACGAACGCGGCCTGGCGATCGGTCTGAAGAACGACCTGGACCAGATACCGGCCCTGCTGGGCGACTTCGACTTCGCGGTGAACGAGGAGTGCGCGCAGTTCGACGAGTGCGGCCGGCTCTCGCCCTTCATCCAGGCGGGCAAGGCGGTCTTCCATGTCGAGTACAAGCTCGGCACGGACCGGTTCTGCGCCAAGACCAAGGCCCTGGGGTTCAGCTCGATGCAGAAGAAGCTCGAACTGGACGCCTGGCGGAAGCCCTGCTGA
- a CDS encoding aldo/keto reductase, with protein sequence MTDSRSDAPRYAQLGDSELSVFPLSLGGNVFGWTADEAESFAVLDAYAAAGGNFVDTADTYSSWVPGNTGGESETIVGNWLRSRGNRDSVVVATKVGLHPEARGLRAANIKSSAEGSLRRLGVDRIDLYYTHQDDDTPVEEFVTALDELVREGKVRAVAASNIGADRLAEALAFADREGLAKYVAVQPHYNLVSRGTFEGPLAEVVAAHGLSTVPYYALASGFLTGKYRPGGSSVPSARAEGAGRYLDGPRGPKVLEALDTVAAEQEVEPATVALAWLAARPTVAAPIASARTVDQLPPLLAAAALELTPAQTALLDAASA encoded by the coding sequence ATGACCGATTCCCGCAGCGACGCCCCCCGTTACGCGCAGCTCGGCGACTCCGAGCTCTCGGTGTTCCCGCTCTCCCTCGGCGGCAACGTCTTCGGCTGGACCGCCGACGAGGCCGAGTCCTTCGCCGTCCTCGACGCCTACGCCGCGGCCGGCGGCAACTTCGTGGACACCGCCGACACCTACTCCTCCTGGGTCCCGGGCAACACCGGCGGCGAGTCCGAGACGATCGTCGGAAACTGGCTGCGCAGCCGGGGGAACCGCGACTCCGTCGTGGTCGCCACCAAGGTCGGACTGCACCCCGAGGCGCGCGGGCTGCGCGCGGCCAACATCAAGTCCTCCGCCGAGGGCTCGCTGCGCCGCCTCGGCGTCGACCGGATCGACCTCTACTACACCCACCAGGACGACGACACCCCGGTGGAGGAGTTCGTCACCGCCCTCGACGAGCTGGTGCGCGAGGGCAAGGTGCGCGCCGTCGCCGCCTCCAACATCGGCGCCGACCGGCTCGCCGAGGCCCTGGCCTTCGCCGACCGCGAGGGTCTGGCGAAGTACGTGGCCGTCCAGCCGCACTACAACCTGGTCTCCCGCGGCACCTTCGAGGGCCCGCTGGCCGAGGTGGTCGCCGCGCACGGCCTCTCCACCGTCCCCTACTACGCGCTGGCCTCGGGCTTCCTCACCGGCAAGTACCGCCCGGGCGGCAGCTCGGTGCCCAGCGCCCGGGCCGAGGGGGCCGGCCGCTACCTGGACGGCCCGCGCGGCCCCAAGGTCCTGGAGGCGCTCGACACCGTGGCCGCCGAGCAGGAGGTCGAGCCCGCCACCGTGGCGCTGGCCTGGCTCGCCGCCCGGCCGACCGTCGCCGCCCCGATAGCCAGCGCCCGCACCGTCGACCAGCTCCCGCCGCTGCTGGCCGCCGCCGCGCTGGAACTCACCCCGGCGCAGACCGCGCTGCTGGACGCCGCCTCCGCCTGA
- a CDS encoding C40 family peptidase — MRIASGTDTGLAFADGTADGLDGFDGLDGLVAYEGFDTPDGFEGLEGLDTPDGFEERLGGGPALAGCGCPHCAARPRTARPERPERPSGGGRIHRAVRTACLATTVLAGAGVVGLTAGAGAAQAAPGKQGWDGSRYWFQNARGEWRWTGHYSVYTKAVGGAGSASSTGSGSTAVAPTGSGAPAGGTGSTAQPTAAGSAARSTGPRQGWDGSRYWFQNARGEWRWTSHYDIYLDRTGGSGGGTPSQDRTASSDRTETAIGYALAQLGKPYVWGGDGPSGYDCSGLVQQAFRRAGVELPRVADDQYAATTPITQDRLRRGDLLFWSDSGRASGIHHVGIYLGGGKFVEAPRPGKTVRVSTISSGFRPTHFGRP; from the coding sequence ATGAGGATAGCCAGCGGTACGGACACCGGCCTCGCGTTCGCCGACGGGACCGCCGACGGGCTCGACGGGTTCGACGGGCTCGACGGGCTCGTGGCCTACGAGGGCTTCGACACCCCCGACGGGTTCGAGGGCCTGGAGGGCCTCGACACCCCGGACGGTTTCGAGGAACGCCTCGGCGGCGGTCCCGCGCTCGCGGGCTGCGGGTGCCCGCACTGCGCGGCCCGGCCGCGCACCGCCCGACCGGAGCGACCGGAGCGGCCGTCCGGGGGCGGCCGAATACACCGGGCGGTCCGCACCGCCTGCCTGGCCACCACCGTGCTGGCCGGAGCCGGGGTGGTCGGACTGACCGCCGGTGCCGGGGCCGCGCAGGCGGCGCCGGGCAAGCAGGGCTGGGACGGTTCCCGGTACTGGTTCCAGAACGCCCGCGGCGAGTGGCGCTGGACCGGCCACTACAGCGTGTACACCAAGGCCGTGGGCGGCGCGGGGTCCGCGTCCTCCACCGGCTCCGGGTCCACGGCCGTGGCCCCGACCGGCTCCGGTGCACCGGCGGGCGGCACCGGGTCCACCGCGCAGCCGACCGCTGCCGGGAGCGCCGCCCGGTCGACCGGACCGCGCCAGGGCTGGGACGGTTCCCGGTACTGGTTCCAGAACGCCCGCGGCGAGTGGCGCTGGACCAGCCACTACGACATCTACCTCGACCGCACCGGCGGATCGGGCGGCGGGACGCCGTCCCAGGACCGGACCGCGTCCTCCGACCGCACGGAGACGGCGATCGGCTACGCGCTGGCCCAGCTCGGCAAGCCCTATGTGTGGGGCGGTGACGGTCCCTCCGGCTACGACTGCTCGGGGCTGGTGCAGCAGGCCTTCCGGCGGGCGGGCGTCGAGCTGCCGCGGGTGGCCGACGACCAGTACGCGGCGACCACCCCGATCACGCAGGACCGGCTGCGCCGGGGCGACCTGCTGTTCTGGTCGGACAGCGGCCGGGCCTCCGGGATCCACCATGTGGGGATCTATCTGGGCGGCGGGAAGTTCGTCGAGGCGCCGCGTCCGGGGAAGACCGTCCGGGTGTCGACGATCAGCAGCGGCTTCCGGCCGACCCACTTCGGCCGGCCGTGA
- a CDS encoding SPFH domain-containing protein — protein sequence MDVTRDSSQRPDHLPETLPPALPERSASGSSPLAKVLRTSGAAAGRADGGPATTPLTVLPGPAASPADSRDPRDPLEAGEPAARTVQLAPPPPAPVVDPFPAAVPEAAPAGIPAAATSRRPPRADQALRERNAAGLPGWIALMALLLGTAAVLLVLVRDGVVPHWDALPDLRADAVRAGGRAEVTARSVAAVTAAGLLVVLALAGLLANAGGETRVLTRWGRYRGTVRRTGLVWVNPLLRRRRVDVRLRHWRSEPAKVVDRTGTPIVVRLLIVWRVKDTARAVLAIEDHESYLREQVQAVLTRTASTLPCDSNAAPGPALRDGQWFADELTRALAAEVAPAGLEVYSAQPLALDYAPEVAESMRRRRLADLDAGLRTVLVDDAVEAAALAVRRLERATAHELDEAARSALMEHLLVAFVAPAGVAASVPPPAARAGRKEGRPA from the coding sequence ATGGACGTCACCCGCGACTCTTCGCAGCGACCCGACCACCTGCCCGAAACACTTCCCCCGGCGCTGCCGGAACGTTCCGCCTCCGGCTCCAGCCCGCTCGCCAAGGTGCTGCGGACGTCCGGGGCCGCCGCCGGACGGGCCGACGGCGGTCCGGCGACCACTCCGCTCACGGTCCTCCCCGGGCCGGCCGCTTCCCCCGCGGACTCCCGTGATCCGCGCGATCCGCTGGAGGCGGGGGAGCCGGCGGCCCGGACCGTGCAGCTCGCCCCGCCGCCCCCGGCGCCGGTCGTGGACCCGTTCCCGGCCGCCGTCCCGGAGGCGGCCCCGGCCGGGATTCCGGCCGCCGCCACCTCGCGTCGGCCGCCGCGCGCCGACCAGGCCCTCCGTGAGCGGAACGCGGCCGGCCTGCCCGGCTGGATCGCGCTGATGGCGCTGCTGCTCGGCACGGCCGCCGTCCTGCTGGTGCTGGTGCGCGACGGAGTCGTCCCGCACTGGGACGCGCTGCCCGATCTGCGCGCGGACGCCGTTCGCGCCGGCGGCCGGGCCGAGGTGACCGCGCGTTCGGTGGCCGCCGTCACCGCGGCGGGGCTGCTGGTCGTGCTCGCGCTCGCCGGGCTGCTGGCCAACGCCGGCGGCGAGACCCGGGTGCTCACCCGCTGGGGCCGCTACCGGGGCACCGTCCGCCGCACCGGCCTGGTCTGGGTGAACCCGCTGCTGCGCCGTCGCCGGGTGGACGTCAGGCTGCGGCACTGGCGCAGCGAGCCGGCCAAGGTGGTCGACCGCACCGGTACGCCGATCGTGGTCCGGCTGCTGATCGTGTGGCGGGTCAAGGACACCGCCCGCGCGGTGCTGGCGATCGAGGACCACGAGAGCTATCTGCGGGAACAGGTCCAGGCGGTGCTCACCCGGACCGCCTCCACCCTGCCCTGCGACAGCAACGCGGCACCCGGGCCGGCCCTGCGCGACGGCCAGTGGTTCGCCGACGAGCTGACCCGGGCGCTGGCCGCCGAGGTCGCCCCGGCCGGGCTGGAGGTCTACTCGGCGCAGCCGCTGGCGCTGGACTACGCGCCGGAGGTGGCCGAGTCGATGCGCCGCCGCCGGCTGGCCGATCTGGACGCGGGCCTGCGCACGGTGCTGGTGGACGACGCGGTGGAGGCGGCGGCGCTCGCCGTGCGCCGCCTGGAGCGCGCCACCGCGCACGAGCTGGACGAGGCCGCCCGGAGCGCGCTGATGGAGCACCTGCTGGTCGCCTTCGTCGCCCCGGCCGGAGTGGCCGCCTCGGTACCGCCCCCGGCCGCACGGGCCGGGCGGAAGGAAGGACGACCGGCATGA